In Salarias fasciatus chromosome 20, fSalaFa1.1, whole genome shotgun sequence, a single window of DNA contains:
- the LOC115407783 gene encoding keratin, type I cytoskeletal 18-like, with the protein MASTKTTYSMRTTTSRGPAMSISRAPAPVYRAASYHGGASGNRISVASGSRFGMGGGSVAGGSAGGIQVSVSGNSADIMGNEKFAMQNLNDRLANYLETVRNLEQANHKLEIKIKEALEKSGPDLRDYSKYQAILDDLRRKVFDATCDNARLVLNIDNARLAADDFRVKYESELAIRQSVEADIVGLRKVIDDTNLSRLNLESEIEALKEELIHLKKNHENEVMELRNQIAQSGVHVDVDAPKGQDLSQIMAEIRAKYEKMALKNQEELKAWHESQITEVQTQVTQNTEALKGAQTEVNDLRRQIQTLEIELESQKSLKASLEGTLRETEMRYNMEIEALNGVLLGLEAELTQLRSNIQLQSQEYEALLNTKMKLEAEIATYRRLLDGEDFQLQDALDQKTVKKTKVMTVTQTLVDGKVVSSSTETKNL; encoded by the exons ATGGCTTCTACAAAGACCACGTACTCCATGCGCACCACCACGAGCAGGGGTCCTGCCATGTCAATCAGCCGTGCCCCCGCCCCCGTCTACAGGGCCGCCAGTTACCACGGCGGGGCCAGCGGGAACCGCATCAGCGTGGCCTCCGGCTCCCGCTTCGGGATGGGAGGGGGCTCCGTGGCGGGGGGCTCCGCCGGGGGCATCCAGGTGAGCGTCAGCGGGAACAGCGCCGACATCATGGGCAACGAGAAGTTCGCCATGCAGAACCTGAACGACCGCCTGGCCAACTACCTGGAGACGGTGAGGAACCTGGAGCAGGCCAACCACAAGCTGGAGATTAAGATCAAGGAGGCCCTGGAGAAGAGCGGACCCGACCTCCGGGACTACAGCAAGTACCAGGCCATCCTGGACGACCtgaggaggaag GTCTTCGACGCCACTTGCGACAATGCCCGCCTGGTGCTCAACATCGACAACGCTCGCCTGGCTGCTGACGACTTCAGAGTAAA ATATGAGTCTGAACTGGCCATCCGCCAGTCTGTGGAGGCCGACATCGTGGGCCTGAGGAAGGTCATCGACGACACCAACTTGAGCCGCTTGAACCTGGAGAGTGAGATCGAAGCCCTGAAGGAGGAACTGATCCACCTCAAGAAGAACCACGAAAAT GAAGTCATGGAGCTCCGTAACCAGATCGCCCAGTCCGGAGTCCACGTGGACGTTGACGCGCCAAAGGGACAAGACCTGTCTCAGATCATGGCAGAAATCAGAGCCAAGTACGAAAAGATGGCGCTGAAGAACCAGGAAGAGCTCAAAGCATGGCACGAATCTCAG ATCACAGAAGTTCAGACCCAGGTCACCCAGAACACAGAGGCCCTGAAGGGTGCTCAGACAGAGGTCAACGACCTGCGCAGACAGATACAGACGCTGGAGATCGAGCTGGAGTCACAGAAGAGTCTG AAAGCCTCTCTGGAAGGCACGCTGAGAGAAACGGAGATGCGTTACAACATGGAGATCGAGGCTCTGAACGGCGTCCTGCTGGGCCTGGAGGCCGAGCTCACGCAGCTGCGCAGCAACATCCAGCTGCAGTCGCAGGAGTACGAGGCGCTGCTCAACACCAAGATGAAGCTGGAGGCCGAGATCGCAACATACAGGCGTCTGTTGGACGGCGAAGACTTCCA GCTCCAGGACGCTCTGGACcagaaaacagtgaagaagACCAAAGTGATGACAGTCACACAGACCCTGGTGGACGGCAAGGTGGTGTCCTCCAGCACAGAGACCAAGAACCTTTAA
- the LOC115407784 gene encoding keratin, type I cytoskeletal 18-like: MEFKRQTSHGFSGMSARPLHVSYAHSVSGGAGGHGTKISTAAYGGRVGSSYAEYQVSGSGSGTFAIGNEKIAMQNLNDRLASYLDTVRNLEKANSSLEIKIREAIEKRGPLEGRDYTKYYALITDLRAKIFDMIKGNAHLAIALDNARLASDDFRVKMEYELSMRQTVEADVSRLRKLLDDTNVTRLHLEGDIESLKEELIHLKKTHENDVIELRAQIVQGSVHVDVDAPKGQDLSKIMEEMRAKYERIAQKNQEELKAWHESQITEVQVQVTESSTALKESASVLSETRRRSQALEIELQSAIGLRASLEANLRDIEMRYNMEVEKYNGIILRLQEELSQIRNDIQVNTREYEALLNVKVKLEGEIAEYRRLLDGELSLDDAFEKKVQTKVVTVTQTLVDGKLVAESKDVKSSEKVVA, from the exons ATGGAGTTCAAGCGACAGACTTCCCATGGTTTCTCGGGAATGTCAGCCCGACCTCTTCATGTGTCCTACGCTCACAGCGTCAGCGGTGGGGCTGGCGGCCATGGGACCAAGATTTCCACCGCCGCCTATGGAGGCCGAGTCGGTAGCAGCTATGCCGAGTACCAGGTGTCTGGGTCCGGTTCTGGCACCTTTGCCATTGGGAACGAGAAAATTGCCATGCAGAACCTGAACGACCGCCTGGCCAGCTACCTGGATACCGTGAGGAACCTGGAGAAGGCCAACAGCTCACTGGAGATCAAGATCAGAGAAGCCATCGAGAAGAGGGGCCCCTTGGAGGGGAGGGACTACACCAAGTACTACGCTCTGATTACAGATCTGAGAGCCAAG atcTTTGACATGATCAAGGGCAACGCCCACCTTGCCATCGCTCTTGACAACGCACGCCTGGCTTCCGATGACTTCAGAGTGAA GATGGAGTACGAGTTGTCCATGCGGCAGACAGTGGAGGCAGACGTCAGCAGGCTGAGGAAGCTTCTGGACGACACCAATGTCACTCGCCTGCACCTGGAGGGAGACATCgagtccctgaaggaggagctgatcCACCTTAAGAAGACCCACGAGAAT GATGTTATTGAACTCCGTGCCCAGATCGTCCAGGGCAGCGTACACGTAGATGTCGATGCACCTAAAGGACAGGACCTGTCGAAGATCATGGAGGAGATGAGGGCCAAGTATGAGAGAATAGCTcagaagaaccaggaggaacTCAAAGCATGGCACGAATCTCAG ATCACAGAAGTGCAGGTCCAAGTGACAGAAAGCTCAACAGCTCTGAAAGAGTCCGCAAGTGTCCTGAGTGAAACAAGGAGGAGATCACAAGCCCTGGAGATTGAACTGCAGTCAGCAATTGGACTG AGAGCGTCCCTGGAGGCCAACCTGCGCGACATCGAGATGCGCTACAACATGGAGGTGGAGAAGTACAACGGCATCATCttgaggctgcaggaggagctgtctcAGATCCGCAACGACATCCAGGTCAACACAAGGGAGTACGAGGCCCTTCTCAACGTCAAGGTGAAGCTGGAGGGCGAGATCGCCGAGTACAGGAGGCTGCTGGATGGCGAATTAAG cCTGGATGATGCATTTGAAAAGAAGGTCCAGACCAAAGTGGTGACGGTCACTCAGACGCTGGTGGACGGCAAACTCGTGGCAGAGAGCAAGGATGTCAAATCCAGTGAAAAGGTTGTTGCCTAA